The DNA sequence TGCACCATCTGTTTGGGGGGAGCACCCTCACCAGAGGGGCTGTGGTTGGTCTCTCCGGTGAAACGAGCACTGGGTTTGATGGGGAGGGGTCTGCGTGCAGGCAGCCACCCTCCCTTTGTGATTTACCCCTCTAAAGTAGACACCTGTATGGGGCACAGGGTGGAGACTGGGGGGGATTGGAAAAAACctaacaagaaaaattaatacaagTGAAATAGTAACCATGTTCTAATTACAGACATTCTATGAAGACCTATTCCCTTTGAAACTGGTGTAAGAGGTGATTCAGCTGCTGTCCTAATGGGTTACTTCTTGCAGTGgctgaaatgtttgctttgcacTGCACATCTCTGTTAAAGGACTGGCATTTTTCCTGCCTTATTTTGCAGAGGTATAAATGATACAGCGAGGTACGGTGTAGTAAATTGGGGGTGGGATTCAGATTGCGAAATGTCTGGTAGTGGATTCTCCTCTAATGCATtgaggatgaggggaaaatgGTCTTTAGAGTGTAGGAAACAGTGCCTTCGGATGTGACTAATGAGTGTCTCCTTGGCAGAGCCATCTGTGTGAGAAGTATCCTCAGTGCTCAAGCCCAAGAGAAATGCCATCAGATTTTCTAGGAATGCAAGAAGCAAACGGCGCATTTAAGTAAGCACCTCCTCTGTGCTTTCTCCATACTGGTTGTGGCAGCCTGATGGTCTCTTATTAGGTGTTAAAAATGCTCTGGCCCACAATTTCTCCATGTTGTGTTGGAACTGTGCACTCTGGAGTGTCCCACGTACCCCCCGCCCgctgggaaagagagagaacGAAGTACCTGAATCAACTGATACTTTAATATTGAGGAGTAGCAATGTCAGTCCAGTACAAGTTTAGTGCAAACAAAAGTTGTCCTTGGAAGAACAAGTTCTGTAAACTTCGTTTTAGTTGTCATACCAACGGGTTATCCTTCAGAGGGAAAAACCCCAACAGACCCTGTTAACAGAACTGGTGTGCCTTGGTTTATCAAACTGCATAGAACATACAAAAATAGTTCTCTGAATGCATAGAGTTGTTGTTATGATTAAAGGTTTAGTCTTTAGTCAGTTACTCTCTGTGGAAACTAGAgcaaataaagctttttaaacaaGCTGCTCCTTTAGCTGACTGCTCAGGGGAGGCACACAAAGGAACTGAGAAGTTAGGTACTCGTTATTTAGAGCCATTTAGCTGCTACTGTCTTTCAAACAGTTATTGCACATAATCCAACCTACGCTGGAATGATAAAGACACAACGGTTAAAACAGAAACTCCTTTCCTGTCCTACAAGAAAACCAAAGTGGGAGCCGTAGTATGGAAATCTTAATTCATACTGTGTCCTAGCCTTGAGCTTACCAGGAGCTGAACTGAGCTTGTGCAGAAAGAGGGGCCAGGACTGGGAACGGGGAGCCGGCAGAGTTGGAGTGATAAAATAGATATAGagcaagggaggaaggaggatgaTGACTTTGAATGCACTAAGTGAGAATTTTAAGCCTAAGTAACATTGTGCAATGGTAAACCCTGAGCCAAGCGTCTCCTCTGCAGCAGAAGGCATTGCTGTAGGCCTCTGCGCTGTGGGCTTCCACTGACCCCACTCAGAGATGAAGCTGCACTGCaggaagggaaggcagagccacagccctgctgctcccactaAACCACGTTAGTTGGTTGTACTATCTGTAGTCTGAACGTCAGCATTACAGCCCAGATCAACAACAAACCCTGCATCAGCTGCACACAGACAGTGCTCTAATGCtgcttcagaaagaagagatggaaggaaaatcaatacttagggagaaatgttctcctgtgcaggtggggaggccctggcccaggctgcccagagcagtggtggctgccccatccctggaggggttccaggccaggttggatggggctttgagcaacctgatccagtgggaggtgtccctgcccatggcaggggtgggatggatgggctgtgaggtcccttccaacccaaaccattccatgattctatgattctgtgattgaagATTTGCAAATTTGATGTCTTCGAGAGCAGCTGTTCATGGTACACCAAATACCCTGCTGTTTACTTAATTaggaagtttaaaaatatatatacacacacaatttCCTGACTTGACTTTTCCACGAGCCTTAATGGGTCAAAGAGTGGGAGGACTCAACATACAGTTCATGTCAATAATTAAGTCTTTCCTGCCCTCTGTTACCAAACACTACCAACAAACTTCATTGGAACACCCTGGAAGCCCTGTGATTTTAGTAGACAAATGAGGTATCCCTTATCTGAATACAGTatcaagtaaaaaaataaaaccaaaggggatattaaatataaaagataAACTATTAGTTAAAACAGTAACCCTAACAATAACTTAAGGTTTTACACACGCTTAATTCACTGCCTTCAAAGGCAGCAGCCTGCAGTTAGCCGGTTTTCATATCCGAGGTGTGTCGAGCCGTCAGTAGGTCAGCTTTGATGCTCTGCTGTTGTAGCACGGCCTGTCAGTCCCGGTCGCTGCAGTGCCTCTGAAAGGAGAGCTGTCGCTTCTCACAAGCACTAACTCCAGCTCCTGGAAGTCCTGAAGCCTGGCAACATCCTTGTCCTTTCAAAGAGCAGACCAAACTATGTGTTAGATACAGATACCTGGTCTTGCATTGTAAATATCTTTATAATAAtggctgcaggaaggaaaaactaaaattCCAGAGAAGTTGCACCCAAGTATAGGAATAAatactgaaagacaaaaatcccACCAGCTCTTTCTCCCACGCTCTTTTAAAGCACacgtgggtttttttgtctctttgaaATGTACTTTTTGGCTCCTTGACCCTCCCTATGATTTGACTGTGTGTGCAGGTCACTGAGCTCAAGAGTTGTGACCAAATGCATTCCCTATACAGGTATTCTTGGATCAGGAGAGCATGTTCAGTTCCTGTTGGCACAGCTTTAAATTATTCACAAGCCAGTTGGTGGGGTTTTCCCCTCACTCTTTGTTTTAGGCAAGCATACAGTGAAGCAGCACCCGGCAGTTGTGTTCAGAGCACACTGAAACACACTTAAAGCCAAGCTGTAACAGCTCCATGCGCTTCAGGAGCTGAAATACGCGGCCTATTGTAACAGGAATAGGATGAGTTATAATGAAATTCGAAGAAAAGCCCCAAATCCTTTTGAATTTGTGAGCTTAACtcagtttttggttttgaacaCGAGGCCACGTTTTACCGATCTTTCTATAAAAAcacctctgctgcctgcaaagTCAATGAAATGAATCCCTGGTTTCAGTTCTTACCTTTCTTACGAGGGTATTTGGTAATTTTCTGATCTTCTCCACCTGTTCTGGCTTGACGCCCAGTTCACAGCAGCTCACTCTGAGCAGATCTTCGTAGGTCAGTTCCTGTCTGTCCAGCTCAATTTCGATGAAGTCGGTGTCTCTCAGGTTCTGGACTCTCACCTTGAGCACAAGTTctgagtgaaagaaaaaaagattaaaagaggttgttagttttttttcttccccaaaaaaacacccaagCAAAACCTAACACTTAAGTATTTACCATTACCTTTTGAATGTGGGTTTTATAATACAATACCTATTAACTGTGTGCTTAATGAAGTTCCATTGGAACAGGAATAAATACACAGGGAACCATCTTTACACTGTAAAAAGTCTGATTAATCCAGGCACAAAGTCGAGCTGTTCTCAAACTCCCAGAGATATGTTCGGTGCTGTATAAAACACTGCGTAACTTGACTATTGATGGTGCTTGGACCAATCCCTCCATCGGTTTGCAAAGCATCACCGCgtttaaaatacaggaaaatacagCATGACACTTGGTTTActtagagcagaaaaaaagagttctggGAGCTTTTGGCCAAAGAATTCAACATCTCTGCCTCAGCTCCACATGAGCCTGAAAGCAGGATGGTTCTTTCACTTCATGTTGCCCCCAGTAACCAAACCACAGAACAGAACAGGAGAGAAGGATGGGGAATCACCCGGCATTACCTTGCATGTTACATGGGAAAGTTCCCGTAAggaagaagggctggaaggctGGGGCGGGCCCGGGAGGGGAGCCCTGGGGCTGCACAGGTACGGCCTGTTTGGGCGCAACCGGCGAGAAGCGAGCTCTGCGGCGAGGCGAGGGCGGCTGGCAAGCGGGGCCGTTCTGCGCAGCAGGGTCGATGCATTTTGGTGCGGTGACAGTCGATGCTGGGGCGGGCAGCGGTTCCGCAGCCTCTGGTGCAGGCAGATCCTCTTTGCTGTCGCCCGACGTGGGTGTGCATGTGCTCTCAGCCGGAGTGGCTGATGAACAAGGGCTATTTTCACCCTGGGAAGAAGAGGTGGAAGCACTTTCATGCTGGGATTCTGCCAAGCTGTCCGGAATGCTTTCTCCAGAGCAAACGTAAGGGAATGGTGGGCTGGCCAAGTAGTTCCCAACAACTGGTAAGTTTAAATCCTTCACTCCTTGACATTCAGTTTCTTCCTCTACTAATGAAGTTAAGAAATGGGGGGcaagggatggagagagaaaaacccCACCACGTTATTGGATAGATACTCCTCATTTTGAATACAGTTAGTTTTcctgctgtattttaaagataatcaCATTCTAAGGCAATCAAAGGATGACACTAATGTATCGTAAACACATAACACCTGGAAGGCAAAGAGCTGTcgaatggaagaaaaagctaCAGATTTCTATAACGTATTGTGTTTTTCAATagcaaagtgggaaaagaaagaactgcTGAAAGACAGATCAGTCCTCACAGTGTTGTTCCAGCGCTTTCAAAGGAGCTGTATGACCAGTAGTTCTTCACTAAATCACATTTTATAATGCTTTTAATAACACTGctgtaaataatttattatgaCCCATGTCGACAAATTAAACCGAGTACTTCTTCAGGTAGGTAACTATTAGCCAAGCCAACCCTTTTCGCAATTAAAACTACTGCAGTAAATGACATTCCCACCTAACTGAGGGTTACAGGACATTAATGCTAGTGCCAAAGCCGTTCAGAAGGATCTGCTCAACAGCTCTGCACTCCCAGAGTAAAACCCTTTTAGGAGAATATAAGTGATAGGTGTTTATTCCCCAGGAAATGCATGAAAGcttaacagacagaaaaataaggcaGCTGTAAACAGCGCTCATTCATGCACACTTGGCAGTTTAGATGTTAAAAACAGAACGCAAGTTGTTTGCCATGAATGAAGGCTGAGGGATCAGCATCTTgctcagaagaaaatagaaatactcATGCAAAGAACCTGCCATTCCTCCAGCTGGGACCTGTAACTGCAATTTAGCTGCAACTCCCTTTAAGAAAACAGTGCTCTGTTAATGTAAGAGCAATAGCACTGCAGAGAGCAGTTCAAGTGCAATTAGGAGAAGATAGAACAGAAGGTGAAGCACTTGACATTTTCATGCGGAGCACAGTACCTGGGTGCTGATGGGAAGAGGCACGGGCAGTGTTAGAGAGGTGCCGCATACACCTAACAAGGTTTGTTGTGCTTATGAAAAGTGTAAGACAGAATTATGGGGCAGAAATTCATCATGCCGCAAGTAACAGTGTAACAAAATGCTCAGGAACCTGAACTTCTGAAATACTGCAGCTGTCCTGAGTGCATTTATAAGGTTTCTGGTGGTCAGACAAGTCGAATTGTACAAATTGTGCCTGTCTCCCTTTGCAGCTCCTGCTCAGTGAAAggcacctgcagcagcacattTCCCACAGTGTACGGCTTTCAGTCTCCTTATGACCCAAAAATAAAAGGCCTTCCTTCCTGAAACCACCACGCCTCAGCTCAAGTATGACTTACAATTATAAACTGGACTTCTCTAACGAGAAACAATCATCCCTGCCAAAACTTTGTTTTTGTTGATTGTTTGAGAAACAAACAATCCCTGCCCATCTACTGCCTCAGATCAAAGCACTAAAAATGCTGTAGTATTTAGGCCAAGAATTCTAGATGACTTTTAAGATGGTAATGGTACCTCCCAAAATCTTCCGGATGTCTGGTTTTGAAGTTAGCTGTGCAGCCAGCTCTCCTTTAGCAGTGAGGATGTGCTTATCCGCCCCGGCCTCCAGCAGGCAGGCCACCACTCCAGCATGGTTCCGCTTACAGGCCCAGTGCAAAGAGGTCCTGCGGGGAGTGAAGCAGAAGGGTTGAGCCGTCGGAGCCATCGCCCACGTGTGCCCGTCCTAATTCGCACTGAGAATGACAATAACTGGGAATAAACCTTCCTTCTTTAAAGttattacagaatcataaaatggtttggggtggaagggacctcaaagcccatccatcccatccctgccatgggcggggacacctcccactggatcaggggctccaaaccccatccaaagtggcctggaacccctccagggatggggcagccatccTGCAagctgggcaacctgttccagggcctcccaaccgcacaggagaaaacatttcttcctatgaGCTCATCTAAATCTATATTACAGTCCTGTGGGGACAGGGCCTCCTCTGCCTTGCTGCAGTGGGAATAGACGCCTATGCGCACAGGAGGAACTTTGGGAGAGCTCCTTGCACAAACCACCACAGGTGGATGGAGGACGGTGGCCTTTATCGTGATCCTCTTTAGCCGTAAATCTCAAAGCCTTCTGGGatcagcatttccttttttatcaccagcaaagcaaagaagctggagagctgcagtcCCAGAGCAGCGCTCCCCTTGGCCAAGCGCAGGGTGCCCAGCgccatggaaccatggaatgcgttgggttggaagggacctctctcagcccatcctgtcccacgggcagggacacctcccgctggatcaggggctccgagccccatccaacctggcctggaacccctccagggatggggcagcaccgCTGCTCGGGGCAGCCTGGTGTCCCTCTCtgcctcagaggaaaacattccttcttAAGATCTCACCTCCATCTCTTTCGGCTGAaaccctctccagctctcctgtctCACCACAGAACCACGGAAGGCTTTGGGGTTGGAAGGCAGCTCCGCGCCCACCCATTCCCCGCGCTGCGAAGGGCAGGGCCGCCTCCCCGCGGCCGCCGAGGGCCCCATCCACACGGTTTGAATTAAAAAGCTTCGAACGACACCGCTCTGAGCCGCAATTCCGCCGCAGGTCGCGGGCAGGACGCGTCCCTGCCGAACGGCCGCCGCTCGGGCTGGGGGGGCAGCGCCCTTCCCGCCCGGGGGGgttccctcctgcccccccccccagtgtcccccacttCTCCTCCACTCTCACCACCCGTCGATCTCGTTGCGGGCGTTGATGCCGGCGCCCTCCCGCAGCAGCCGCCGCACCTCGCGCCCGTCGCCCAACGCCGCCGCCTCGCGCAGCCGCTCCCCGAGCTCCGCCGCCATCTTGGCGGGGGCCGCGCCGACCCATGGCCGCGGGCCTCGGCCCCGGGGAGGGGCGGAGGGGGGCGGCGCCCGAGCACCTGCCCGGGGGAGCGCTCCCCCCCCGGGGAACCGCTGCCGGTTCGTTCCCAAGGACTGGTTTCCAGGTTCTGGTGAACTTCACAGCAGGCGAAGCTCCTGGTGGTTTGGAGcgggctccagctctgcctcagctCCATTGGAGGGGGAGAAGGGCCGCACACAAGTGATTAtagaaaacactgtttgaaagaaaatgtgctatCAGAGTGACactgaaaatgctgtgaaaCACACTCTCTAAGACTGATTTGGCAGCTTTGGAAAGTGAGCGTCCTTTAATCGAGCCTGGGCAGCAcgagggagcgatctccatcagGGATGAGCAGCGAGAGAAGGGCTGGGACAGCATAGAGAAAACgctctttgaaagaaaactctttaaaaGACAATGTGCTATCAgagtgatactgaaaatgctgtaaaataaacTCTCTTTAAGACTCATTTTGTAGCCTTGGAAAGTGAGTGCCCTTTAATCGAGCCTGGGCAGTGCAAGAGAGTGATCTCCATCCGGGATGAGCAGccagaaaaaatgcatttcccaCTCAtctgcgtgtgtgtgtgcgtttCCCCCCAAGTTAACCACAGCCGGTTCGTTCCCAAGGACTGTTTCCATGTTCTGGGAAACTTCACAGCAGGCGAAGCTCCTGGTGGTTTGGAGcgggctccagctctgcctcagctCGCACTGAAGGGGGGAAAGGCCGCACACAAGTGATTATAGAAAAGGCATCCGTTCGGTATGGATCAGACTGATACCAAAAATACCGAAAAATAAACTCTGTAAGACTGATTTGGCAGCCTTGGGAAGCGAATGTCCTTTAACCGAGCCTGGGCAGTGcgagggagcgatctccatcagGGATGAGCAGCGAGAGAAGGGCTGGGACAGCATAGAGAAAACGCTCTTTGAAAGAGAACGTGCTATCAgagtgatactgaaaatgctgtaaaataaacTCTCTTTAAGACTCATTTTGTAGCCTTGGAAAGTGAGTGCCCTTTAATCGAGCCTGGGCAGTGcgagggagcgatctccatcagGGATGAGCGGccagaaaaaatgcatttcccaCTCACctgcgcgtgtgtgtgtgtgttttccccCAAGTTAACCACAGCCGGTTCGTTCCCAAGGACTGGTTTCCATGTTCTGGGaaacttcacagcagtcaaatCTGCTAATTTGGAGcgggctccagctctgcctcaccTTGCAGTTAAGGCTGCAAAGAGGTGATTATAGAAAAGACATCCCTTCAGTATGGATCATGCTGATaccaaaaataacaaaaaataaactccCTAAGACTCATTCGGCAGCCTTGGGAAGCGATCAGCCTTTAATCGAGCCTGGGCAGCACGAAGGAGTGATCTCCATCGATGATGTGTGGCCAGACAGAATGCATTCCCACTCACGCACATGTGTATGAATTTCCCCCCAAGTTAACAACAGTTTGTTAATTTCCAAGGACTGGTTTCAATGTTATGATGAACTTAACAGCAGTCAAATGTTCTGATAAATTTAAGCATATTCTGTAGCTCTTCGagaactaattttaatgttagtATGAAcctcacaacagtcaaaacaaGATTTACCTTTACTTCTTCTAATCACAATTCGCGACAACTGTAAATTCAGACCTAGGAGACCTTGAAGTCGAACCTTCAGCTGCTGTCACCTGAAGCTTTTTGCTTTAACCCACCTCTGTCTTAAATGATCACAGTTTTTAACCCATGACCCCTTTTATCTATTTTCAGCATCCATGGAATGGAATTGTAAAACAAAGACAAGGCACACAAATGTGATGATAAGCTCTAGGAAGCAGAtactttaaatactttaaacCCCTATTTACTAATTCTGTAAAAATCCTACACGATAAACtggcaaaatcatagaatcataaaatggtttgggtcagaagggacctcaaagcccacccagtccccactcttgccatgggcagggacacctcccactggatcaggggctccaagccccatccaacctggcctggaacaccttcagggatgggacgTTTCCAAAGCTGTACACAGCCTGTCCCAGACGATGGGGAAAAGGAGCGCAGGAGCAGTCCTACAAACAGCAGGACAAGGCTTGTTCCTCGGGAAAGCTGCGCTGTGCCACTAGATGTCACGCTGAAACAGCCAGAGGAGCTCCAAGTGTGGCGTTGCACGTCTTGCTAGAATTgcaaaatgcctttaaatttGTCTGGGCACATCCATAGTGTCTCCATATGGCTTTGATCCTGCGGATTCcaaagctctgcaaagggacatTATGCAATGTTTCAACGACGACCACGCGGGAGCCCCGCAAAGGGACCTCATTTCTTTAGAGttgtggagattttttttttttgctttcccccctctctttgAGCTCCTCTCCCAAGGCCACGCCGGGGCTTTTAAGGACTCGAAGCCAGCGGGCAATGCACTGAGATGGTCTCTCTCACGCTCTCTTGTGATGAGTAGCCTACTCTGTCGCGCCTGTGCCAAGCCCCGTTAAATGCAGCTCGGGCTCACCATTGCTTGGTTACACAACGTACTTCTCCCCAGAGTCATAAGATTTCCTCCCGCAAGAAAGACTGTGTAGAAGAGGATTAATAGTGAGTTCCCCTGACTCAAAACTCCCCGCTGCCACCACGACCTTTCTGTTCTGCGGAGCCTCAGA is a window from the Cuculus canorus isolate bCucCan1 chromosome 18, bCucCan1.pri, whole genome shotgun sequence genome containing:
- the LOC104062003 gene encoding ankyrin repeat domain-containing protein 40 isoform X1 produces the protein MAAELGERLREAAALGDGREVRRLLREGAGINARNEIDGWTSLHWACKRNHAGVVACLLEAGADKHILTAKGELAAQLTSKPDIRKILGVEEETECQGVKDLNLPVVGNYLASPPFPYVCSGESIPDSLAESQHESASTSSSQGENSPCSSATPAESTCTPTSGDSKEDLPAPEAAEPLPAPASTVTAPKCIDPAAQNGPACQPPSPRRRARFSPVAPKQAVPVQPQGSPPGPAPAFQPFFLTGTFPCNMQELVLKVRVQNLRDTDFIEIELDRQELTYEDLLRVSCCELGVKPEQVEKIRKLPNTLVRKDKDVARLQDFQELELVLVRSDSSPFRGTAATGTDRPCYNSRASKLTY
- the LOC104062003 gene encoding ankyrin repeat domain-containing protein 40 isoform X2, yielding MAAELGERLREAAALGDGREVRRLLREGAGINARNEIDGWTSLHWACKRNHAGVVACLLEAGADKHILTAKGELAAQLTSKPDIRKILGEEETECQGVKDLNLPVVGNYLASPPFPYVCSGESIPDSLAESQHESASTSSSQGENSPCSSATPAESTCTPTSGDSKEDLPAPEAAEPLPAPASTVTAPKCIDPAAQNGPACQPPSPRRRARFSPVAPKQAVPVQPQGSPPGPAPAFQPFFLTGTFPCNMQELVLKVRVQNLRDTDFIEIELDRQELTYEDLLRVSCCELGVKPEQVEKIRKLPNTLVRKDKDVARLQDFQELELVLVRSDSSPFRGTAATGTDRPCYNSRASKLTY